One Thermofilum sp. genomic window carries:
- a CDS encoding molecular chaperone TorD family protein, translating to MREEEFHRERALLYEALSLAFTHPTYGQTLKLLENVAEKISRWNAVWRAVRPDLPPAFAGSWLAALRGDRTRLLEEYTRLFVLSSPKPLCPPYESLYLGGAYLAGPRYEHLLRLLGSAGLEVKEDVGEPVEHVSVMFELMKALILMYLETGELRFTCLQALLVEEHLNEWIHAFASCVERNTSLECFRVSAELARELIAADRNLLRTFSKRCEEEYFKPRG from the coding sequence GTGCGCGAGGAGGAGTTCCACCGCGAGAGAGCGCTGCTCTATGAAGCCTTATCGCTCGCCTTTACGCACCCCACTTACGGTCAGACTCTGAAGCTCTTAGAGAATGTTGCTGAAAAGATTAGCAGGTGGAACGCCGTGTGGCGGGCTGTGCGCCCCGACCTTCCGCCAGCTTTCGCAGGCTCGTGGCTTGCCGCGCTGAGAGGGGATCGTACGAGGCTGCTGGAGGAGTACACGAGGCTTTTCGTGTTGAGTTCGCCGAAGCCCCTCTGCCCTCCTTACGAGTCTCTCTACCTGGGAGGTGCGTACCTCGCGGGGCCTAGATACGAGCACCTCTTAAGGTTGCTGGGATCAGCGGGGCTGGAAGTGAAGGAGGATGTCGGAGAGCCTGTAGAGCACGTTTCCGTGATGTTCGAGCTCATGAAGGCGCTCATACTGATGTACTTGGAAACAGGAGAGCTTCGCTTCACCTGCCTTCAGGCTCTTCTGGTGGAAGAGCATCTGAACGAGTGGATTCACGCTTTTGCCAGCTGCGTCGAGAGGAACACCAGCCTCGAGTGTTTCCGCGTGTCAGCGGAGCTAGCCAGAGAGCTGATCGCCGCCGACAGGAACCTCTTGAGGACTTTCAGCAAGAGGTGCGAGGAGGAGTACTTCAAGCCTCGCGGCTAG
- a CDS encoding AbrB/MazE/SpoVT family DNA-binding domain-containing protein yields MSKVKVTRSYQVTLPKDVREAVGIEVGDYLEVYVDERGRIVMEKVRRNRLRLSSGRKLTPEEIDDVIVRGLGEALAGGGD; encoded by the coding sequence GTGAGTAAAGTAAAAGTCACGAGAAGCTACCAGGTTACTCTCCCGAAGGATGTTCGTGAAGCTGTCGGTATCGAGGTTGGAGACTACCTGGAAGTTTACGTGGATGAGAGGGGCAGGATAGTCATGGAGAAGGTGAGGAGGAATAGGTTGAGGCTGTCATCAGGCAGGAAGCTCACCCCCGAGGAAATCGACGATGTAATCGTGAGGGGGCTAGGTGAGGCGCTTGCAGGAGGCGGTGATTGA
- a CDS encoding PIN domain-containing protein, with protein MQEAVIDTNVLVYDTFSDSIYHEQAARLLDSLDAWVIPLIVIYELVWFLKGFSLEARIVREKVLDYAGDERAIIACEGVEGVRWALNTLVEEGASVARFNDKVVLSVAARRGVPLATFDARLRKQAERVGIDVLPERL; from the coding sequence TTGCAGGAGGCGGTGATTGATACAAATGTTCTCGTCTACGACACCTTCAGCGACTCCATCTACCACGAGCAGGCTGCGCGGCTGCTAGACAGCTTAGACGCCTGGGTGATACCGCTGATCGTTATCTACGAGCTCGTTTGGTTCCTGAAGGGGTTCTCGCTAGAAGCGCGAATCGTTCGCGAGAAGGTGCTAGACTACGCGGGCGATGAGAGGGCTATCATCGCGTGCGAGGGTGTTGAAGGAGTTCGCTGGGCGCTTAACACGCTGGTTGAGGAGGGGGCGTCCGTTGCTCGCTTCAACGATAAAGTCGTGCTATCGGTTGCGGCTCGAAGAGGGGTTCCACTAGCGACTTTCGACGCGAGGTTGAGGAAGCAGGCTGAGAGAGTAGGCATCGACGTTCTGCCGGAGAGGTTGTAG
- a CDS encoding family 16 glycosylhydrolase, whose product MASGEELRKRARESGVLFDDFAEMSPYWHYRRDNFAGFEHEGSILRIFSGPTEALYYSNAEISDGMFDDLPWFRKTFEAKIRMAGLHYGSAGWGFWNHSMVFDISMPIWFIHLKSRGPYMLQGFFAQVKNHLYPVKLYGPSLSALSLVSRLTRGRLGVVIHSGKPALQDLDLTQWHVYRVEWREGAVSFYVDGRHVATLPLRGQEYRARADIWIDNAVFGYNRRDAGRVYRHLTQENRVRAYLEVDYVKVT is encoded by the coding sequence ATGGCCTCGGGCGAGGAGCTTAGGAAGAGGGCCCGCGAGAGCGGTGTGCTCTTCGACGACTTCGCGGAGATGAGCCCTTACTGGCACTACCGGCGCGACAACTTCGCCGGTTTCGAGCACGAGGGCAGCATCTTGCGCATATTCTCAGGGCCCACCGAGGCACTCTACTACTCTAATGCTGAGATCTCGGATGGTATGTTCGACGATCTGCCCTGGTTCCGGAAGACTTTTGAGGCGAAAATCAGGATGGCGGGCCTACACTACGGCTCAGCTGGGTGGGGCTTCTGGAACCACTCGATGGTATTCGACATAAGCATGCCCATCTGGTTCATCCACCTAAAGAGCAGGGGCCCCTACATGCTTCAAGGCTTCTTCGCCCAGGTTAAGAACCACCTCTACCCTGTGAAGCTGTACGGCCCCTCCCTCTCCGCGCTCAGCCTGGTGAGCAGGCTGACCAGAGGGCGGCTTGGGGTAGTCATCCACTCGGGTAAGCCGGCGCTCCAGGATCTCGACTTAACTCAGTGGCACGTTTACCGCGTCGAGTGGAGGGAGGGGGCTGTGAGCTTCTACGTGGACGGACGCCACGTAGCTACGCTGCCCCTGAGGGGGCAGGAGTACAGGGCGAGAGCCGACATATGGATCGATAACGCTGTCTTCGGTTACAACAGGCGTGACGCTGGCCGCGTCTACAGGCACCTCACTCAGGAGAACAGAGTTAGAGCTTACCTGGAAGTAGACTACGTGAAAGTAACCTAG
- a CDS encoding HD domain-containing protein translates to MLGEDFFEKVREAAEPYYRHSHHDKSHVERVYKLSLRIARELREPIDLDVLKAAALLHDVARALEDEGAVRDHAEEGAAIARKLLGELGFPQEKIEQVCYCIRVHRFRKGIKPETLEAQVLQDADRLDMLGAIGVARAFARGGWANVPLHDPSIPPKSDYDGRSETVINHFYEKILKIKDTLNTEPARRIAEGRHKFVEEFIARFLKEWEGEL, encoded by the coding sequence GTGCTGGGTGAGGATTTCTTCGAGAAAGTGAGGGAAGCCGCCGAGCCCTACTACAGGCACTCACACCACGATAAAAGCCACGTTGAGCGAGTGTACAAGCTGTCGCTGAGGATAGCGCGCGAGCTCCGCGAGCCCATCGACCTCGACGTCCTGAAAGCTGCCGCGCTCCTCCACGATGTCGCCAGAGCTCTCGAGGACGAGGGGGCCGTGAGGGATCACGCCGAAGAGGGGGCTGCGATCGCCCGAAAGCTGCTGGGTGAGCTGGGCTTCCCACAGGAGAAGATCGAGCAGGTGTGCTACTGCATCAGGGTCCACCGGTTTAGGAAAGGTATTAAGCCTGAAACTCTGGAAGCACAGGTTCTGCAGGATGCCGACAGGCTCGACATGCTGGGTGCTATCGGGGTTGCGAGAGCTTTCGCGAGAGGAGGTTGGGCCAACGTGCCGCTTCACGACCCCTCCATACCGCCTAAGAGCGACTACGATGGCCGCTCCGAGACTGTGATCAACCACTTCTACGAGAAGATACTGAAGATCAAGGATACACTCAACACGGAGCCTGCAAGGAGGATAGCTGAAGGCAGGCACAAGTTCGTGGAGGAGTTTATCGCACGCTTCTTGAAGGAGTGGGAAGGAGAGCTTTAA
- a CDS encoding DUF998 domain-containing protein, producing the protein MSRYKLERILLLLGPLAFPVFHLVLLVAVSRNPWFNFFVHAFSDLGGPKASDPWVFNNGLIALGFMQCLYSLGLLARARSRGAAFACGLCFTAGVFLALIGVYPSGTKPHAFIAMWFYLQALMAMSALGLALLVEGRRVPGALLLALGLLPLPLGYAVEITVGWPSLAVVEYAGTIFIAGGSLVATLAHWS; encoded by the coding sequence GTGAGCAGGTACAAGCTTGAGAGAATTCTCCTACTGCTCGGCCCGCTAGCGTTCCCGGTGTTCCACCTAGTGCTGCTAGTAGCGGTTTCCCGTAACCCGTGGTTCAACTTCTTTGTCCACGCTTTCAGCGACCTCGGCGGCCCGAAGGCGTCTGACCCGTGGGTGTTCAACAACGGTTTAATTGCCCTCGGCTTCATGCAGTGCCTTTACTCTCTAGGCCTCCTCGCCAGAGCGAGGAGCAGGGGTGCCGCCTTCGCGTGCGGGCTCTGCTTCACAGCTGGTGTTTTCCTTGCCCTGATAGGAGTCTACCCGAGCGGTACGAAACCCCACGCGTTTATCGCGATGTGGTTCTACCTTCAGGCTCTAATGGCTATGAGCGCTCTCGGGCTAGCGCTCCTCGTGGAAGGTAGGCGTGTGCCAGGAGCTCTCCTGCTCGCTCTAGGGCTTCTCCCGCTACCACTAGGTTACGCGGTTGAAATCACCGTAGGCTGGCCCTCCCTAGCTGTAGTAGAGTACGCTGGAACGATCTTCATCGCCGGAGGGAGCCTAGTTGCGACGCTGGCTCACTGGAGCTGA
- a CDS encoding molybdopterin-dependent oxidoreductase → MGAKLDRRSFLKIIGTTAALATTTASGSLRLLKPQEDVRAQAAAKQVPSICMMCPASCQILVDVRDGVVRRVEGNPKGPTSLGKLCARGQAGVFRLYNPDRLKKPLVRADAAKKGTWEGFREASWDEALTEVANHLKKLVEEKRIKELAILYGWPTKLNYEAFVKAFASTLGTPNTMDIPTSMCFFPKALGWSSAMGAGAHTQILTDYENVKYLIVIWRNFFGSISIVHATRAGRKIGNYKLVVLDPRFSETAAKADEWIPIKPGTDLAFLLALINVVISERLYDEAFLRAFTNAPMLVGEDGKPLTVGVEGGKTRYLVWDLAKGKAVKHEEALLPALEGEYEVEGKKAKPVFQLLKEKVANYTPEWAEKITGVPADTIRRIGIEFGKTRPAAVDCGWHGPKYKNATMTFRAAAILNALVGGLIKDGVLLTGVGATATPPPDVPEDNVARVWAARQKIGLAAKGFTFQYLPYVIKNKDPYPISSLFLLSANVLATAPDTAEWINALKALEKVFVVDIYPMDHVAYADVVLPESVYLEKDDPLFPLTYAPAAGFQTRIQAVKPVFDTKHQIEILVEILKRMGDEYYTKYFNALAGALGLDAGKLRQAYESEGVAGIRRLQVEARKLSLEQLLSDGFIVTKPPATLRNELVNNVLAGKHITPTGRIELFSFSLYGIVQRLGPSPYWDPIVDWAPPEVLDKADGVNTFYLTYGRIPTMTQTSTCDEPFLVKLTPDCHRMVWINTKAAERLGIRNGDKVRIVSLATNQSVEAVAYVTELIREDSIWFSSDFAYQGQKLIFFKPGVPLHVLVGIMADPVSGGTMSQEVVVRVEKVG, encoded by the coding sequence ATGGGAGCAAAGCTCGACCGAAGAAGCTTTCTGAAAATCATCGGGACTACAGCGGCACTGGCCACCACGACGGCTAGCGGCTCCCTGAGACTTCTAAAACCTCAGGAAGATGTACGGGCTCAGGCAGCCGCCAAGCAGGTGCCCTCGATATGCATGATGTGTCCAGCCTCGTGCCAGATACTCGTAGATGTTAGAGACGGAGTTGTGCGGAGAGTTGAGGGCAACCCGAAAGGACCTACAAGCCTCGGTAAGCTCTGCGCGAGGGGGCAGGCCGGGGTTTTCCGGCTATACAACCCCGATAGGCTGAAGAAGCCTCTCGTGAGGGCCGACGCGGCGAAGAAAGGCACGTGGGAGGGCTTCCGGGAAGCAAGCTGGGATGAGGCGCTGACAGAGGTTGCGAACCACCTTAAGAAGCTCGTGGAAGAGAAGAGAATTAAGGAGCTGGCGATACTGTACGGGTGGCCCACGAAGCTGAACTACGAAGCTTTCGTTAAGGCTTTCGCCTCTACCTTGGGCACGCCTAACACGATGGATATACCGACTTCGATGTGCTTCTTCCCGAAGGCGCTGGGCTGGTCCTCCGCTATGGGTGCCGGCGCACACACTCAGATCCTGACCGATTACGAGAACGTCAAGTACCTCATCGTCATCTGGAGAAACTTCTTCGGCAGCATCAGCATAGTGCACGCTACCAGAGCTGGGAGAAAGATTGGCAACTACAAGCTCGTTGTGCTCGACCCGAGGTTCAGCGAGACTGCCGCGAAAGCCGACGAGTGGATTCCGATCAAGCCCGGAACGGATCTCGCTTTCCTCCTGGCTCTGATAAACGTTGTGATCAGCGAGCGGCTCTACGACGAGGCTTTCCTCAGGGCTTTCACCAACGCTCCGATGCTTGTAGGAGAGGACGGGAAGCCTCTCACGGTCGGCGTCGAGGGTGGGAAGACCCGCTACCTCGTCTGGGACCTCGCGAAAGGTAAGGCTGTGAAGCACGAGGAAGCCCTCTTGCCGGCTCTAGAGGGCGAGTACGAGGTTGAGGGTAAGAAGGCTAAACCCGTCTTCCAGCTGCTGAAGGAGAAGGTGGCTAACTACACTCCCGAGTGGGCTGAGAAGATCACGGGCGTACCGGCTGACACTATACGCAGGATAGGTATCGAGTTCGGTAAGACTCGCCCCGCTGCTGTAGACTGCGGCTGGCACGGCCCCAAGTACAAGAACGCGACTATGACGTTCCGGGCTGCCGCGATCCTCAACGCTCTGGTCGGCGGGCTCATCAAGGATGGTGTGCTGCTGACGGGTGTCGGCGCTACGGCGACACCGCCGCCCGACGTGCCCGAGGATAACGTCGCCCGTGTCTGGGCGGCTCGCCAGAAGATCGGGCTCGCTGCAAAGGGCTTCACGTTCCAGTACCTACCCTACGTGATCAAGAACAAGGATCCCTACCCGATAAGCTCGCTCTTCCTGCTCTCCGCTAATGTGCTGGCTACGGCGCCCGACACCGCGGAGTGGATCAACGCCTTGAAAGCGTTGGAGAAGGTTTTCGTCGTGGATATCTACCCGATGGACCATGTAGCCTACGCTGACGTCGTCCTGCCTGAGTCAGTGTACCTGGAGAAGGACGATCCTCTCTTCCCGCTCACCTACGCGCCAGCTGCAGGCTTCCAGACGAGGATCCAGGCTGTCAAGCCGGTCTTCGACACGAAGCACCAGATCGAGATTCTCGTCGAGATCCTGAAGAGGATGGGTGACGAGTACTACACGAAGTACTTCAACGCGCTGGCGGGCGCGCTCGGGCTGGACGCGGGCAAGCTGAGGCAAGCCTACGAGAGCGAGGGAGTAGCGGGCATCAGGAGGCTGCAGGTTGAGGCGCGCAAGCTCTCGCTAGAGCAGCTCCTCTCCGACGGGTTCATCGTGACTAAGCCTCCGGCCACGCTCAGAAACGAGCTCGTGAACAACGTTCTCGCAGGGAAGCACATCACCCCCACCGGCCGCATCGAGCTGTTCAGCTTCTCACTCTACGGGATAGTGCAGAGACTTGGGCCGAGCCCCTACTGGGACCCGATCGTCGACTGGGCTCCCCCAGAGGTTCTCGACAAGGCTGACGGAGTCAACACGTTCTACTTGACGTACGGCAGGATACCGACAATGACCCAGACGAGCACGTGCGACGAGCCGTTCCTGGTGAAGCTCACCCCGGACTGCCACCGGATGGTGTGGATAAACACGAAGGCGGCTGAGAGGCTAGGCATAAGGAACGGTGACAAGGTTAGGATCGTGAGCCTGGCGACCAACCAGAGCGTCGAAGCAGTAGCCTACGTGACGGAGCTGATCAGGGAGGACTCGATCTGGTTCTCTTCAGACTTCGCCTACCAGGGCCAGAAGCTAATCTTCTTCAAGCCTGGAGTGCCGCTTCACGTTCTCGTCGGGATCATGGCGGATCCCGTTTCGGGAGGTACTATGAGCCAGGAGGTTGTTGTTAGGGTTGAGAAGGTAGGGTGA
- a CDS encoding 4Fe-4S dicluster domain-containing protein: protein MVRYAMVIDLNRCIGCGACVMACITENRREQAMKAMERGLEEVERMKLRTYITRITTGRYPRAGVLYMHMICQHCSNPPCVSVCPTGASYIGEGGVVLVNKEKCIGCEYCVQACPYGARFWDYYIRSIDKCTFCIHRVKEGQQPACVTTCPSGARVFGDLDDPESEVSKIVAAGSTVQMKREEGTSPNVFYILPSRR, encoded by the coding sequence ATGGTAAGGTACGCGATGGTGATAGATCTAAACAGGTGCATAGGCTGCGGCGCCTGCGTCATGGCCTGCATCACCGAAAACCGGAGAGAGCAGGCTATGAAGGCTATGGAGAGGGGCCTAGAGGAAGTCGAGAGGATGAAGCTGAGAACATACATCACTAGGATCACTACGGGCAGGTACCCCCGCGCCGGGGTACTCTACATGCACATGATCTGCCAGCACTGCTCCAACCCGCCTTGCGTCTCCGTATGCCCCACGGGCGCCAGCTACATCGGAGAAGGCGGCGTAGTGCTCGTGAACAAGGAGAAGTGTATTGGCTGCGAGTACTGCGTTCAGGCATGCCCCTACGGCGCCAGGTTCTGGGACTACTACATCAGGTCGATTGACAAGTGCACATTCTGCATCCACCGCGTGAAGGAGGGCCAGCAGCCAGCCTGCGTCACCACGTGCCCCTCGGGGGCTAGAGTCTTCGGAGACCTCGACGACCCGGAGAGCGAGGTTTCGAAAATCGTCGCTGCAGGGTCTACCGTGCAGATGAAGAGGGAGGAGGGCACCTCGCCCAACGTCTTCTACATCCTGCCCAGCAGGAGGTGA
- the nrfD gene encoding NrfD/PsrC family molybdoenzyme membrane anchor subunit — protein MMHLQESWGMNVILDLFLGGMGAAAFILALYDYLKGERELSLKVAFAGVISLILGLLFLVSHLGKPEAAFHVFLSPNTSSVMTYGVFFNILFLVFGGLFVLPALLPKLPYSGKAGAMKLLGVIGGVFALLVMIYTGFLIARTSYPLWRNPAVPLLFVLTALSAGAGLYILVAEALKKTFPSRLISFSLLTTFLAFLAFTSMLLLVDIAPLAYRESVHFMLSENLAATMLLYLVGFAAPFLVSLAQRGRSSKALTLVLALALILQALLCRYLVVSSAFMELPW, from the coding sequence ATGATGCACCTTCAGGAGAGCTGGGGAATGAACGTTATCCTCGACCTATTCCTCGGTGGGATGGGAGCAGCTGCCTTCATCCTAGCGCTCTACGACTACCTGAAGGGGGAGCGCGAGCTCTCGCTGAAAGTGGCTTTCGCGGGAGTTATCTCGCTCATCCTCGGCCTCTTATTCCTGGTAAGCCACCTCGGCAAGCCTGAAGCAGCGTTCCACGTCTTCCTCTCCCCGAACACGAGTTCGGTGATGACTTACGGTGTATTCTTCAACATCCTATTCCTGGTCTTCGGAGGCCTCTTCGTGCTACCAGCGCTTTTGCCGAAGCTACCCTACTCCGGTAAGGCAGGCGCCATGAAGCTCCTCGGTGTCATCGGAGGGGTCTTCGCGCTCCTCGTGATGATCTACACAGGCTTCCTCATCGCCAGAACGAGCTACCCGCTCTGGAGGAACCCTGCGGTACCCCTGCTCTTCGTGCTCACAGCCCTCTCCGCGGGAGCAGGCCTCTACATACTGGTTGCGGAAGCGCTGAAGAAAACTTTCCCGAGCAGGCTGATCAGCTTCTCCCTGCTCACCACCTTCCTGGCTTTCCTGGCGTTCACTTCGATGCTTCTGTTGGTCGACATAGCGCCCCTGGCTTACAGAGAATCAGTGCACTTCATGCTTAGCGAGAACCTCGCCGCTACAATGCTCCTCTACTTAGTAGGCTTCGCGGCACCCTTCCTAGTATCCCTAGCGCAGAGAGGGAGGAGCTCCAAAGCCCTCACCCTCGTGCTAGCTCTAGCCCTGATCCTCCAGGCCCTGCTCTGCAGGTACCTCGTCGTGAGCTCCGCCTTCATGGAGCTCCCCTGGTAG
- a CDS encoding 50S ribosomal protein L11 methyltransferase: MLRVEPSKSYLGRLRALLAVNVLRMLSRLVPETLTFEGVCLRIPRGCFAPVFVSTELIYEAAVKLARGSVGCEVGTGPGSLALAVAKALSCEVVGTDVDELCVRAGALNAALNGLDALFHPVVCPEAKCLRSGAFDFALVNPPYFPLPRLQGVGLAACAGENLETLKEMLKDAVRVLRGGGLLIFTSSSLTGRVCGAKLLSRRWALLDSVLVHLYVKERGSSQHVARQEELPAPRCR; encoded by the coding sequence GTGCTGCGTGTAGAGCCTAGCAAGAGCTATCTGGGCAGGCTGAGGGCTCTCCTAGCAGTCAACGTTCTGAGGATGCTCTCGAGGCTCGTCCCGGAGACCTTGACCTTTGAGGGTGTTTGCTTGCGGATCCCGCGGGGCTGCTTCGCGCCCGTTTTCGTCTCGACGGAGCTCATCTACGAGGCTGCTGTAAAGCTTGCAAGGGGCTCTGTGGGCTGCGAGGTTGGGACTGGCCCGGGCTCGCTGGCTCTCGCCGTCGCAAAGGCGCTGAGCTGCGAGGTCGTCGGAACCGATGTGGATGAGCTCTGTGTGCGCGCTGGGGCTCTCAACGCTGCGCTCAACGGCCTCGATGCTCTCTTCCACCCGGTGGTCTGCCCTGAAGCAAAGTGCTTGAGAAGCGGGGCTTTCGACTTCGCGCTCGTAAACCCCCCGTACTTCCCGCTGCCACGCCTTCAAGGGGTAGGTTTGGCAGCGTGCGCCGGCGAGAACCTGGAGACGCTCAAAGAGATGCTTAAAGACGCCGTGAGGGTGCTGCGCGGGGGCGGGCTACTCATCTTCACATCCTCGAGCTTAACCGGCAGGGTCTGCGGGGCAAAGCTGCTATCCAGGCGGTGGGCTCTACTTGACAGCGTGCTCGTTCACCTTTACGTGAAGGAGAGGGGCTCGTCGCAGCACGTCGCCCGGCAGGAAGAGCTGCCAGCTCCACGCTGCAGGTAA
- a CDS encoding CDP-alcohol phosphatidyltransferase family protein codes for MKVKAYILAGPEALSSHYGTPVLLRWLLLVKGSVSEVLVVPQRGARRGVEELLSALSDSSVRVADSLEDVPAEPHIAVLIDASYLVAPDAVQRILENESDVAGTHSRRVIIARVAVDGRSALRVSDLNALGSFAAPVELDELVERRHRPACVPAASREAERALLRWAQKGVHFTSMLNAPLENLIVSLVGRSRYVTPNRITALVNLLAIPAILLFLYGRFLEASIFSYLIGILDGVDGKLARVRGVLTKLGHLEHSLDALYEQALYASFIAGLALHGWSTVALQMGLALLVVDCFVRHIYNQFTLVTGAPLKRYAEFDRLFAKVDGRRNVYLLYFTAFSALQTPHLALAAALSHSALTAIVYAVRAYQHLSELDRRSGVKRASMLLFRSFTSH; via the coding sequence GTGAAGGTTAAAGCTTACATCCTAGCAGGCCCGGAGGCTCTCTCATCGCACTACGGCACACCTGTGCTCCTACGCTGGCTCCTCCTCGTAAAGGGGAGCGTCAGCGAGGTGCTAGTTGTCCCCCAGCGTGGTGCCCGCAGAGGCGTGGAAGAGCTCCTCTCAGCGCTCAGCGATTCGTCAGTGAGAGTTGCCGATAGCCTCGAGGATGTCCCGGCGGAGCCCCACATAGCCGTGCTCATAGATGCTTCTTACCTCGTAGCGCCCGATGCTGTGCAGCGCATTCTAGAGAATGAGAGCGATGTCGCAGGAACGCACTCGAGGCGTGTAATCATCGCCCGAGTGGCGGTAGACGGGCGGAGTGCACTGCGTGTAAGCGACCTTAACGCCCTGGGCAGCTTCGCCGCTCCAGTTGAGCTGGATGAGCTGGTTGAAAGGAGGCACAGGCCGGCCTGCGTGCCCGCTGCTTCGCGTGAAGCTGAGAGGGCACTGCTGCGCTGGGCCCAGAAGGGCGTTCACTTCACCTCTATGCTCAACGCGCCCCTGGAGAACCTTATCGTGAGTCTCGTCGGGAGGAGCCGCTACGTGACGCCCAACAGAATCACCGCGCTAGTGAACCTACTTGCAATCCCAGCGATCCTCCTCTTCCTTTACGGGAGGTTCCTGGAAGCTTCTATCTTCTCCTACTTGATCGGCATCCTAGACGGCGTTGATGGCAAGCTCGCTAGGGTTCGGGGTGTACTAACGAAGCTGGGGCACCTTGAGCACTCGCTCGACGCACTGTACGAGCAGGCTCTCTACGCGTCCTTCATCGCCGGCTTGGCGCTGCACGGCTGGAGCACGGTGGCGCTTCAAATGGGCTTAGCCCTGCTGGTCGTCGACTGCTTCGTGCGGCATATTTACAACCAGTTCACGCTGGTAACAGGAGCCCCGCTGAAGCGGTACGCGGAGTTCGACCGACTTTTCGCCAAGGTTGATGGGAGGAGGAACGTGTACCTGCTTTACTTCACAGCCTTCAGTGCCCTTCAAACACCGCATCTCGCCCTCGCGGCAGCGCTATCCCACTCAGCGCTCACAGCGATCGTTTACGCGGTCAGAGCCTACCAGCACCTATCCGAGCTGGACCGCAGGAGCGGCGTAAAGAGAGCATCGATGTTGCTGTTCAGATCCTTTACAAGCCACTGA